The following are encoded in a window of Candidatus Dependentiae bacterium genomic DNA:
- a CDS encoding crossover junction endodeoxyribonuclease RuvC produces HSLEIAEFAPREVKQAIVGSGSAQKEDVALMLLRMFPQLQNYAESLRNDVTDAIAIGICGMCLFN; encoded by the coding sequence GCATTCGCTTGAAATTGCAGAATTTGCACCGCGAGAAGTGAAGCAGGCGATTGTGGGCTCGGGAAGTGCTCAAAAAGAGGATGTTGCTTTGATGCTGTTGCGCATGTTTCCTCAGTTACAAAATTATGCCGAATCATTACGAAATGATGTGACAGATGCGATAGCTATCGGCATTTGTGGCATGTGTCTATTCAATTAA